A window of Rhododendron vialii isolate Sample 1 chromosome 11a, ASM3025357v1 contains these coding sequences:
- the LOC131308404 gene encoding L-type lectin-domain containing receptor kinase IX.1-like, whose product MAIFNFQILLYSLSISFFCILFPQTTSLTSIRFNLTNLDLQDQNANITTFGNAAFSTQGLQLTDLVPSQVGKATYIDLLHLWDNSTSTRNLTDFSTHFVFVCDSERNTCFADGFAFFLAPYGSVSAGGGAMGLPLKPDNLRERSDPFVAVEFDTFWNPDGWEPPNVGQYPHVGIDVNSLASNVSAVWYADIINGIQNEAWISYNSSSKSLTVVFSVSTNTTRVNDTINLIIDLRDYLPEWVTFGFSAVSGPFCYEKNTLKSWEFSTSLEIKRNVADPVKFGSKKISIGAVVGLVVGPVVLVGGFVLIGFGFWRRSRAKEEDEFEVEMSMENEFESGSGPKKFSYSQLSRATNNFGDGQKLGEGGFGGVYRGFLRESNSYIAVKRISKGSKQGIKEYATEVKIISRLRHRNLVQLIGWCHEKKELLLVYEFMENGSLDFHLFLGKSLLTWGTRYKIAQGLASALLYLHEEWEQCVVHRDVKSSNVMLDSNFNAKLGDFGLARFVDHEKQPETTLLAGTMGYLAPECFVTSKASKESDVYSFGIVALEIACGRKSLDSQVPESQLRLVGWVWDLYGMGRLLEAVDAKLGSDFDEQETERLMIVGLWCAHPNHNFRPKIRDAIHVLNNFEAPLPILPPKLPVLSFSSLPLQNTTTSSDTNQNQFPSNLDSSKFISSSTASSSSIKVFNKE is encoded by the coding sequence ATGGCTATCTTCAACTTCCAAATCCTGCTATATTCTCTCTCCATATCCTTCTTCTGCATTCTATTTCCTCAAACAACTTCACTCACCTCCATCCGCTTCAACCTGACTAACTTAGACCTTCAAGATCAAAACGCCAACATAACAACATTTGGAAATGCCGCTTTCTCAACCCAAGGCCTCCAACTCACCGATCTGGTGCCGAGCCAAGTCGGTAAAGCAACTTACATCGATCTCCTTCACCTTTGGGATAATTCCACTTCCACTCGAAACTTAACAGATTTCTCTACCCATTTCGTTTTTGTGTGTGATTCGGAGAGGAATACCTGTTTCGCCGATGGTTTCGCCTTCTTTCTCGCTCCATATGGGTCAGTTTCCGCAGGTGGTGGTGCAATGGGCCTCCCACTTAAACCAGATAATTTGAGAGAACGCTCTGACCCTTTTGTTGCTGTGGAGTTTGATACGTTCTGGAATCCTGACGGTTGGGAACCGCCAAATGTCGGCCAGTATCCTCATGTAGGTATCGATGTCAATTCTCTTGCATCAAATGTTAGTGCCGTTTGGTACGCTGACATAATTAATGGGATCCAGAATGAGGCTTGGATTAGTTATAATTCAAGTTCAAAAAGTTTAACGGTAGTTTTTTCTGTTTCAACTAATACTACTAGAGTTAATGATaccattaatttaattattgaTCTGAGGGATTACTTACCTGAATGGGTGACATTTGGGTTCTCAGCTGTATCAGGGCCGTTTTGTTATGAAAAAAATACTCTAAAATCATGGGAATTTAGTACAAGTTTGGAAATTAAGAGGAATGTTGCAGATCCAGTGAAATTTGGATCGAAAAAAATCTCCATTGGAGCTGTAGTGGGATTGGTTGTCGGTCCGGTTGTTTTAGTTGGTGGGTTTGTTTTGATTGGATTTGGCTTTTGGAGGAGAAGTAGAGCAAAAGAAGAGGATGAGTTTGAAGTTGAGATGTCCATGGAAAACGAATTCGAGTCCGGTAGTGGGCCGAAGAAATTTTCCTACAGCCAATTATCTCGGGCGACAAATAACTTTGGGGATGGACAAAAGCTTGGAGAGGGAGGTTTCGGTGGAGTTTATAGAGGTTTCTTGAGGGAATCGAATTCTTATATTGCTGTCAAGAGGATATCAAAGGGGTCAAAACAAGGGATAAAGGAGTACGCAACGGAAGTAAAGATCATTAGCCGGTTGAGGCATAGGAATTTGGTGCAACTCATCGGTTGGTGCCACGAAAAGAAAGAACTACTACTTGTTTATGAATTCATGGAAAATGGCAGCTTAGATTTCCATCTCTTCCTAGGGAAAAGCCTGTTGACATGGGGAACAAGGTATAAAATCGCCCAAGGTTTGGCCTCAGCGTTGCTTTATCTACACGAAGAATGGGAGCAATGTGTAGTGCATAGAGATGTAAAATCAAGCAATGTGATGTTGGACTCGAACTTCAACGCCAAATTGGGAGATTTCGGGTTAGCTAGATTTGTCGATCACGAGAAACAACCCGAAACAACTCTTTTGGCGGGGACCATGGGGTACTTGGCACCAGAATGTTTTGTAACAAGTAAAGCTAGTAAGGAATCAGATGTCTACAGTTTTGGTATCGTGGCGTTAGAAATAGCTTGCGGGAGAAAATCTCTTGATTCGCAGGTGCCAGAGTCTCAACTGAGGCTGGTGGGATGGGTTTGGGACCTCTATGGAATGGGAAGGTTACTCGAAGCAGTGGACGCAAAACTCGGCTCAGATTTTGATGAGCAAGAAACCGAACGATTGATGATTGTAGGTCTTTGGTGTGCTCACCCAAATCACAATTTCCGGCCAAAAATCAGAGATGCAATTCATGTGCTAAATAATTTTGAAGCCCCATTGCCCATTCTCCCACCCAAACTGCCCGTGCTATCATTTTCCTCTCTCCCATTGCAAAATACCACCACCAGTTCTGACACCAACCAAAACCAATTTCCAAGCAACTTAGATTCTTCTAAGTTCATTTCATCTTCTACTGCTTCATCTTCATCAATAAAAGTCTTCAATAAAGAGTAA